In Citrus sinensis cultivar Valencia sweet orange chromosome 3, DVS_A1.0, whole genome shotgun sequence, the sequence aacaagtGATAAATGGGTTAATTCGAGGAAACCCAAACCTccataaatatgtttttggtACTTCAATATCAGGTGCACAATAGACCCCATGTGCCCTAGAATTATGTAAACACAACAACTACTTTTACTTGGGAggtctttgtattttttacttaatcacttaattgacttaatttcaATCGGTTAAGTCATTacgtttatttgttttttcaactcaatgaaaattttcaatcattaagttattaagctaattttttttaactttttgctaaatttaaaaagtctaAATACTATCATTAAAAGGTATTCTCCAAAATATccatatctaattaattagtttacatccttaccaaataaaatttaataattagcattattaccCATCTCTATAACTTGTGATACTATAGTGGTAGACTACTATTATTttgtatcttttattttctttaaattagcattatttatcttcataatttttttatgaatatttttacataaaaacATCACgaactacaataaaattgatcaacattactaatttagaatataaagGGTTCTATTCAATTGAAcatgatttatattatgataatatattatctaatttaagttttttgagATGCTTATTATTTGTCTAACTTAATTTGTAAGAGcgtaaatgtaaaaaaatagttttcagattttttaagttaaaaaagatcaacttaatattatttttagcaaTTCCAACAAAAGCAAACGTATcattaagatttaaatattcagttctattcagaattcataCTAATTCAGGtttatttagatttcagaGAAAAGAACAAACGTCACCttagttaaaataaactatGATAACATCTCAGAGATATTAcgtgaaaattattttttggaggATTGTATCACAATGACTCgccttttttaaattcttgcTTTCTTTATTCCATTTGACGAGCCAATATACCAACTATATGCCTAGTCGTAGTCAAATATAGGTCAATTAACTAACTATCAATCTTACCATGAGTCACAAATGCACAACCATGAATATTTCATGTCTGTACGAGGTCTTAATTACTTACTATCTAACAACTCGTATTCCATTTGTGGAGGCAATGCATCCTGTAAGAGTTCTGTGGCTGAAGGACGATCAGATGGACTTGGAGACATTAGGCGCCTCAACAAGGATTCCTGTTCTGAAAATTTAGCTACCCATGATGGAGGAAGCTCccctttttgtttcaaatcaGATAAAACAATTTGTCTCTCCATTGCTGTACTGAAGGGGTGCCATAGCTCAAAAAAAACAATTCCTAAGCTGTACATATCAGCCTGATATAAAAGAAGTCCACAAATGTTTTATCATATAATCTTGCACGAAATGAATTATAACTATAAAGCTGAGCACGGCAAATGAATAGCATTCTGGCTGGAAAATAGCAGAAGCAAAAGCAACCAGGACCAACATTCACCTTCTCATCAATCTTTGGCCATCCTTGCTCAATTTCAGGAGCAGTGTAAAAATAGGTACCAACTTGACCAGTACCATCAACTGAAACTCCACCTGTGTCCGTAGGGAAAGCTGCATCCTGATCCAGCTGCTCCAACTTCAAGAACTTGGCTGAAGCAAAGAAAATagcaagaaaagaattttgatttgtcattttgttttcCCTTCTTGTTGGTTCAACCACATTTAGTACCCATGAATAGCTAAGTTAATTATAATGGCTATACACATGGTAAAATAGAAGAAATGTACAATATTATGTCCCATGATGTTTTCAATATTTCAACATCTAATCTTTTAGGAAGAAATAAGATCAGATTTTACGAAGAAAGACTTCAGCCCACATTCGTGGAGCGAGAAGCACATGAAATATAAGAACGACAAAAAAGTACGCTGTAAGTGAGCACAAATAGGTTTTTAAAGGTTCACaggtattattttaaaaagttgcTTCTGAAGAACAGCTGAAAAATAAGGACAATCAACTCAAATTGAAAGCGAAGGTGACAACTTGTATGAACTTATAGCAAGTTAACAAATACTACACAGGCATGAAAGCACAAATAAGATTCAAAGAATCATTAacaaagattaaaaagaaaaggcaaaaaatatttaaaatgtaatattatcaCAAggataattttcaatttccagATGAAATACTTAGTATCATATTAACAATGTACCATTAGCACATGTGCAACGCACTCCAGGTTTAAATCAGACAATCTAGCTCATTTAAAACACATTTGCAAGTGAATATGTTGGTATCACTTGGCTGCAGTACTAGCATGTTCAACAATGCAAACTGGGCAATTATCCCTCCAACAAAGTGCACTGGCACCTTCTGCtgtcaaaactcaaaaggaTAATATCAGCAGGAATATTGCCCTTTGCAATTGACACAGGTTTATTAACAATACCCATATTCAATcaccaaaaagaaattcaGGATCTTACCAAGACCGAAATCcccaattttaatatcattgcGAGCAtcaaaaaagatattatttgGGGTTAAATCCCTATGGATGATTCCTTGTCCATGTATGTGTGCCAAGCCCTCCACAATTTGGCGAAACAAATGCCATGCTAATTCTTTGTCAAAATGGTCGTATGATTCAAAAACCTGACGAAGAGTTCTTCAAGAAAGAGAAAGTGGATGAGGAGAAAGTCACAATACAACATGGCCACTACGGCTTATCAAAAGGagagtaaataaataactataaCCATTCAACAGATTTATGAAGCTGAAATGAAGAAGCAACAGATTAATTAGAATCACAAACAATTTTggaattataaagaaaaaaaattgtactaAGTGTGGTGCGTGTGTGTTCAAGAACTcattaagaaacaaaaactaGATCAAAGATCTCCTAGCATGAAATATACTATTTACCTCAAAACATTAAATTCAAGGCAAGTTTGTTCTAAATGATACATGAACTAGGATCCAATATCATATGAATACATGAAGTAATccaatatcatattttatagaaaggtGATTTTCAAGTGCCAAGTATTGCAAGTATGGACAAAGATCCAACACATGCCAATTCAACGCTCATGGCCAACAATGTGGCTCATAACACCAGTCATGAAGTGAGAGTACTTGTCCCAAGAACAAGCATGTgcagagaaaataattttttaaatcaattgttTTTCTACAGTTAATTGCACAATTTTGCTGAAACTACTGCTCTTATTTATTTCCCACCAAGGAAACATATCTTTGCaaaacacaaagaaagaaaacaatatgTGATCCAATTCTTGAGAAGAAAATAGAAGGGAATTATTGTTTCTACCTAGGGCAATATTCCATTTGAATATATAGATATGTTGATTCAAGCTTATTCTCCTGCCCGATGACATCAGCTGAGCTTGCAGCTCTGTTGCTGAATGTGGAGCTTGCCACAGTGCCAGAACCCCACATGCTGTCACCATCAAAATCAGCAACTCCTGTTTCAAACCATGCCTGGAAGTTTTTACCAGAATTATAATCATGATTTCTGTATtactaattgaataaaagccaacagaaaacaaagaaaacaaaaacggCAGGGACACAGTGATTGCCAAAACATACAGAGAGCTAACtagggaaaagaaaagtattaccTGATAGTAACGAACAACATGCTGATGCTGCAAACGTGAAAGTGTGGCTACTTCCCTGAGTACCTCACCATAGATAATGCACAAAcagattttaaaatgttaCCCAAAGAAAAGTGGAGCAAATATCAAGAGCAACAGAAAATGAAAAcccaaatataaaattaggtTCACTTGATTTTCCACTAAAAAACTATTGTACACCAAAGTTAGATAACTTGACACCATAAAATCTGCATAGTATATGATAACACAAAGAGGAAACTATttcaacattttaatttcttttggagaaaaaaaaaaaaaaaagagagccACATCGTAGTTGCATAAAATATTCCATGGTCAAGTGGTTGAAATAATGGctaaagtttttcttttttttttttctcctcccCTTGAtaggaaagagagaaaattttatagaatatTAGAAGGGAAGAAATAACACCTAAAGATTTTAATCCTGGGAACCAGAAGATGCTAAAAAGCAAGACAGATAATATTGGAGagtggaaaaatgaaattggaagataaataaataagtaaattgcAAAGGTTGGATAAATCATTAAACATGTAATTGCATCAACATTCTATTTAAAATGAgttataataaaagtaatttgaaCTGGAGTACCACTTATGGATAggaatttcaaataataataagttgtcTAAGATAAATAGAACTACCAAGAAAATGGAGTATCCTGAGGCTCAAAAGAAGATAGAAATAGATTACAAAACATTGCAAAACCTAAAATGTAGCACTAAGTTGAAATGAACAACTTTGATCTCTCTTTTGagattaaaaagtaaatttaccgtAAAATTCTGTCATTGACCGGCAAGCTTTTGTCCTTAAGGCGAATTTTTTTTACTGCATAATGTCTTCCATCCAGTTTATTTTTGCACAATACAACATGGCCAAAACCTCCATGGCCTGTTgcaatttaaaggaaaatttgtaagtaaacaaaagaaaacataaagcTATTTTTCCCATAaaatagaaaaggaaaaaagggaaaatggaaaaaatatcccacaaccaagaaaaatatttgggtcaaaacatgtcatctaaaatttaaacagtAATCTAAACTGTGCAGTAGCCAACGAAAAAGTAGCAAGCAAATGTCTAAACAAGCAATAGCATCAATTCCGGAAGGGGGGAAAAATGCATCTCTAAAAATCTCCATAAAGTGCCAAATTCTTACTATAGTGTCAACTTTCCTCTCAGTGCAATGTCTGAACTTTGGGGAAATTCTACTATTTGCAGAGAAACTTCAAATACCAGAAATCAACTTATCCATACCCAAAGAAAGCCCTAGCCACATCCATAAACGAAAGTATCTAATCCaagtttatttactttttaattttctaaaactaaataaagaaCTGAAAGGAGTGCAATACCAAGAGGTTGTAGCTCCTCAAAGTCATTAAGATATCGAGAGCTTGGGAGAGACATATTAGGGCCTCCAGAATCCACTGAAGGTTTCCAAAACTGAGATACTCTTGATGAAacctaaaaatataataaaagcgAAACAAATGTTAATCAACTTTTGATGGAAAAATCAAGTGGCAAGTGAAGCGGGTGATAAAAGAACAACAAACCATCTTCTGATGGAAAACTTGATTGAAGGTTTTGTTAAATTGAGAAGAAGGTTTGGAAGCTAAATCCCGCCCCCGTTCTGAAAAGATCTGAACCAAGTCATCAGAGAGCATTGCAGTTTAATAACAAGTAGGCagaataatattttctaaatttgtattaatcataaaaaaaaattttcaaaaaaaaaaaagaagacttTTTCCCTGTATAGTACATATCAAATTACATACACCTAGATTGTACAGCTCAGTGGCGATCTGTGGCAAAGCATCTGTCAATGACCCTGTAGACTGACAAGCAAGCCGAAGAAGATGAACCTAATGTAAGATAAGCAAATACTCAGTCCAGAACTTCGATTAATTTCAGCATGTTGTAAGGGTGTGTAAGAGTGCATGGAAAGTTTACCAGTATTAGATCTTTTTCAATATCTTGAGATGCTTGATCTTGACCTAAGGatgcaaaagaaaatgactcTAAACGGTCAATCTCAGTATCACCACCATCATTATTGGATCCATGGTCCTGAAGAAGACTGTCCTGTGAGAATGAAGATTATCACAATAATGGCCTTCAAAATAACAAATGCACATTCCTGGAAATTGTAAAAACATGGAGAAAGCTTTAAGTAGCCATAACATATTAGACATTCAATGTGGCTTGGTCAAAACGAAAATGAAGCTTGTCACTTTGAGCAGCACACTGGTTTTGTGGAATGATATGCTTCAGATGTGCCAAAAAACAGTGATTCATTTGAtggtttatattttaatttaatccaagctcaacaaaatttcataatgcagtatcaatttttctttgatcATCTTTTAATACAAAACTTCAACACTAGAAAAGCAAGAATTTCGGACTTTCTTTCGAAAGgatccttttcttttctttttttttaataggacTTCTATTGTAGCATTGTATGAGTGGACATATTATTCTCTCATTTTGAAACCCTTTTACGGCTTGGTATTGTTCATCGagtaaattgattttctttaatataatcatatcTCTTTCCTAGCAAATATAGGTAAGAGTCTATCATTTGCCTATTCATTTCTCCTTACAAGTTTGTTTCTCATAGAAGAAAAACATGGAGACTAcattaaacaaattacaatGTTACTGAAAAAAATGAGTATTACTATTAATTCCAACCGTCCCAATTGACATAACATTCATCGAGTGGACGAACCCTCATAATTTTCAAGATAATCTACTCGTTTATCCGACCATCCACATGATGAATGGCACATCACTTGGGATGAAAATTTAGGGATCTTTTTTTGGATGAACAGTATTACTTGCAAAAGTTAGCGCCCTTTCAAACTTAAACAAACAGTCACAATCCAAGAAGGCAAAGTAGTTAAAGGAACAAGATTTATTTCCCAAATCAAGAGATTGATACCAAACTGCATGaatgaacaaaacaaacaaaaatacttTATATGTTTTCTGAAGTTTTTCACAAATTTTGAATGTGAAGGTACTCCTTACTCAAAATCCATTATTTCCCACTATTTAGTGCAGAAAAGGGACTCCAATTGAAAAGAATGAAGCATATgcatttaattattcaaataaaggaaaaacatCATCTAAGAAATATAATCTTGCACTATTTTCTGAATATGTTGATAAAGCAGTACATATAATTAACTCATCGAGAATAAATATGGAAGAATATCACTggttaatatgaaaaattaagaagataaTATGCAATATGACAATGTTAGTTGCAGACATGAACATGGAAGAAAAACAAGACCACGCAATCATCACTCACTCTGTTCTCGCCTTTGATACCATTTTCTACCCATTCCTCCATTGGAGATGTGCTTGAATCAGTAGTCGAAATGCTCCTATTGTCATCTTCATTCTCTTCTTTAACTGTGTCCAGTTTAGCAGAAGGAATAAGTGCTGTTCCTTGGTTTGCATCTGGAATCATCAATGGCTTTACATTCTTATCAATTTTTCTCCGCATAACCTCATAATTTGAACCATCTGATGCATGGGATGGCACAGAAGGAACAACCCCCCTGTTTTCATCTATTCCAAGGCCCCAGTGCCATGACTCTCCACAGCCACTGAAAAGGTCTATGAAGCCATAGACAAATGGAACTTTTGAAGAGCAACTCTTGCTAGCTGAGACTGCACTGCCCTCAAATGACTGGCTGCTGCTCTCTGTTACTAAGCCTGGTACCTTTCAAAGAAGAGGGTAAATCAAAGACAtgagaggaaaagaagaaagaaaaagcaaaaggaCAGTGAAATCTGAAAAAGAATCCAAAGCAAATTTTAATCCCACAAGTATGACTGAAGTTTAGGTCCTGATTCAATTTACcagacaaaaaattaaaatgttggtTCACCGTGTTAACCTTTTAAACACCACTCACGCAAGGCCCCAACCCACCCCCTCACCCCACTCTTCCCCACATtccaaattaaataacatGCAAGGCCACTGCACTCTAAATTAGATAAATCATCCTAAAATCATTTGCTTCAAAGTTTACTCTCTATCAACTCAGCTTGAAATACAAGAAATATACCCAATGATCTGCATTTTATCcataaaaattccaaaaaaatataatatcttATAGATATTATAACAGAAAATGTCAATGTCCACATTAAGATTAAGGCTAAAATACTTCGGGGTTGAAGTTCAGACCATCAAATGCaaatatcatataaataatatggTTTATGTTTTCAAGTTCATCTTGATTAATACATATATTCCAAGCTATTATAGGACACCTTAGCAGTTGgcagggggggggggggggggggttgaaatcaatattttatcttctctTTTACAGAATGGATGGTTGGATATATTCAAAAAAGCAGAATGCAGGGCAGATATTTGTGATTTTCTGGAGAGCTATAACAAGGATCCCCTAAGGAATGTCTCTTCAGAAAGAATATTCAATCAATCCCATAAGCTAATGCCAGATCATTTCCATTTACAACCTGCAAATCTACCCCTATTTAGTGCTCCCaaattgtttgaaattgaaaaaacaaatatccAATCAACCCCAAGGAAGTTAGGGGggaataaaatcattttcagagaataaaaaaaatcaaagaaacaaagtcgacaacaaaaactcagtaaaataataatgacatatGCATAGCCAATTTAAAATAAGGAATCAATGAATCACTGAGCAGACATAAGTACAGAAACAAACGATTACACcgaataatttaaatacatgtagaataagaaattaaaatttatctgaCACTCTGGGACCACAGAAGTAGCAAAGCTTACAGATTCATTCGACTGGCCAAGTGGAACAATTTCAGAGAGGAACTCTTGAGCAGCCTCCACCAGATTGAAAATCATTACTCTTCCTTCTCGAGCATTAGAGTTCGCCTacaaccgaaaaaaaaaaatttgaaattaaagcaTCAGTCTACAAATATTTGATGATGGAAACTGAACTGTGGTGCATGAAAACTGCTGCTATAATAGAAACTTTGACTTCCAGTACACAAAATTGTCAATGTGAACAAACTCTGGCAGCACAATACAGGCAAGAAAAGGTTTctatttaacaaaatagatCATCagcatcactgattattgtcACCGCAACAAAATTCATGATAAAGCATACGATACCAAAAGTCATGCAATACCTGATCTTGAAGAAGACAGAGAAGATTATCAGCATCACTTTTTGTCAAACCTTTCTCAAGAGTGATCTGCAACTTAGGACACTTGTAAGGATATCCTGGTAAGCACCTGATAAAGaagcaaacaaaaagaatCTTAATAAACAATGTGCATGGACACTGTAAGGAAACAACCATGAACACCAACTCACCAACCTAACTAAAAGAAGTGCAGAAACATCTAGATCTTCATAACCCATATCCTTTGAGTAAGGCCTGctccaaatttcaaataaagcaaaatttAATCAAGGATAGATGACTGATCACTAAAGTGTTTGAGTTAATATCCTTCAAGGTTAACAGAACCTGAGCTTGACAAGGATTTGAGGAGGAGATCCTGAAACAACTTTGCAGTCTTCTTGAAATATGGCACACCTAAAAACACaatttagggaaaaaaaagtgtaaaaaatGGGGCAAGAAACTTTGACAGCATTGTCAAAATTGTTTTACAGGATTTTGCTATTATGTGCAAAAATAATGTCACCTAAATAGGATCTTTGagcaataaaacaatcaaataCACAGACAGTGTAGATTATTCGTAATCCTAATTTCCTATAGTGTTGCTTCAAATTAAATCATCCCCTTCTAAGTCTTCATCTTATTTCCAAACCCTACTCTATCACCTTCCAGCTTGCCCATCACACCATATAAGCAGTCATCTTGCAATTATAACAATTACTATGTCCTAAGAGTTCATATACTATTGTTAaacccttttatttattttaagctCTGGGGATCAGAGGTTTTTCCTTGTCGAAACCAGGTTGATTGGTCTTCCTTTGAATCTTCTAATCTGTATACTAAATACGCAAAGCAACTAGGATCTATGTTTGAATCTACATAGgtatttgtgtgtgtgtggttCTATGAATCTTCTCATtctgttaattaaattacacaAAGCGAGACTAGTGTTTGGATTTAAATCACCATTATATATGGATTTGCGTGTGTTTGGATGATTGGATCCATGTGATAAACCcattgaatataattaaactaTGCATGTAAGGAAGCATATCAATGATAATACAGAAtgaagaacaaagaagaaTGCATAGAGAATATCCACGTATCAACAGTTTGTAATGATATGTGATCAAATATGTTTGATCAAATGTCAAACATTCTCCATTATTGCTATCTTTATGTTAGAGGGTTTCTATAATTCTAGCTATTTCAAAAGTTGTACTGCCGGTTCAGCTTTCTCCACACATGTCAAATGTTACATCATATAGAATGGCTCACATCCAAAGAACCAAGTTAAGCAAAGTTTCACAAAAGATATGCCAAACTGACCCATGCAAACATCAAGTAGTCTTCTCTCAGATAACTTAACTCAATGGAAAAAATCATGTTTCAATCATAAGTTACATTAATCATTCGGCAGGATTCCAACCATTTCACTAAATAACTCATCCAAATGTTCTTtccaataaataaacaaagcaTCACACAAATATCCAACCCACTTAAATTCGAGTTTAAGAATAAAACCTTCATCCAAAGTCACTTGAATAACAGCAAGAATGACTTACAAGGCGGTGATCTCCTCAGAGAGAAGCTCATTGTCATCAACAGTACTAGAAGAATGATCTTTGCTCTGTGCTCTTCCTTTACTCCTCCTCCCACTCCCTCctcctttcttcttcttccccattaaaaaatgaattgaagcGGCAACAGCTCCTCCTCTGGCTCTTTCTCGAATGCACTCGTTAAACCCAATTCACAAATAAATGCAGAAACAGATGAAACTTGACAAACCCAAGAACCCCTTCTGTTATTTCCCTCCAAAAATGAAACAGCTTACTCAACGCCGATGATTCACTTTCACATCTCAATGAAGCTGTAGAAATTTCAAGGATCTTGAAACTTGATAGTAAAAAAACGAGAGCGTTATGTTAATATTGATTGGATTGATAGTGGAAAACtggaaataataaatgagaagAATATTTAAAGTTTGCGTTTAAAATTTCGCTTGGAAAAAAAGAACTTGTCAAGTTGAAGCTGGTGGCGCACTGtcaaattggaaaataaaattattaatattacgtcaataattattttaatttttgtacgatagaatgaataaataaagtaataaaccatgtataaaaataaaataaatttactacaaaaattttgttcctctttaaataatattatgctTACTTAATTTGAACATTTAGGTAAATTATGCTTATAACACCAATCATTTAATACTATGAgtatgatattaattaattttattattaattttgttgatttacTTGGGACTCAAGCTTCAGCTCATAGACtcctttctttattattttcatttttgttttaattatgaCATACAACTTTGTATGAGTGTccatatttaaaagaaatatatatatatatatatgctgtTGCTCTACTTTATTctatgaaaaaaatagaatttcaTTGGATTTACTTGGGACTCAAGCTTCAGCTCATAGacttctttctttattattttcatttttgttttaattatgaCATACAACTTTGTATGAGTGtccaaatttaaaagaaatatatatatgctgTTGCTCTACTTTATTctatgaaaaaaatagaatttcattggattgaattatttaatatttattgtgtACTACATGATACAACTTGATTCATTGGCATAGcttataagaaaattcaaacatCCTAATATTAACTAttagttatttaaaattatttttcaagataGAAAAAGTTAGTAATTAAAGATTGTATTCAACTTTTATCTATGACATGTcggttattaatttatcacatAGGTACATGTCGTCAtagaatatgaaatttttatgacAATTCGTTTATATAATCAGAATTGATATGAAATATCGGAGGTAAAAGTACATGACTAGTCGGTTTTAGGTTCATCTTGTAAATGAATTATCATACACTTTATGAAATCTGTACGGCCTTACATTCATGAGTATTGCTTATTTAATGGTTGAAAGTACCCTCATTCCCAACTCTCGTCGGACGGGAAAAGCAAAATCCCTAACCGCTCCCGGTCTCCCACGCCATCGCACCTCGTTGTTCTCACGCCACAGCCGCCGCTGCTCGCACCCTCGCACCTTTTGCTGGTATATCGAATAATTTCGGTGTTTTTAATGGTGATTACTGCTTTTGTGTTTATTAAGGAAAATGTTATTCAAAGCTACTGAATTTGATGTTTTAATAGAGATTATTATGCAGAAAAATCGTAAGACGTATTACGAAATAATTTCTGATTAATTGCTGTTCAGAGTTTAGTATGTGGGCAGAATTTTAACCTTGAACTTATTGTCTAGTGATTGtcatgcaaaaaaataaataaataaatgaaaatcatgATTCTGAAAATAAGATTACATGAAAAGGGTAATGAAAACTTGTTCATTTGTGACTGATTGATTCTGTTATTGCTAGTTGATTGTAGTTGACAATTGGAGTTCCTCATACTGGAGTGAACGTGAAACAACAAATATTAGCTAGTGGCATTGCCACTTTTTTGCGAAATCTGCTTGTGTTAGTATCTATACATACCACTGTAGGTTCATGTTTGGTTTCTATATGGGTCTATGTTTTAGTTGTGTATTGGTGGTGGGGAAACATAGTAAAACCAATGCCAGAATGTTTGGCGTCATTCAAAGGACCCTATGCTTCTAACTCAATACAACATTGCAAATTTTGAAGGTTTTGTATTTGAACACTTGCTAAATCATTTAGTTTTCTGTATACTGTATTGTGAGTTATTGTTTGGGATTTTGATGTGGTGGATGGATATCTTTGGTTTCTACTGATGGATGTATTCAACTTTCTCCGTgggttgaaattttaaaaactagtGACTTATCAGGCTCttgtttttgggttttttttttttccagattTGTATTCTTCTCCTACATGGGGTCTACAACTGAGGCGGAGTATGCTGCATTTCTTGAGAAGGTGAAGCGGACAGTTTACCTCGACAACCTCTCGCCTCAAGTTACAGAACCTGTCATTAGAACCGCACTCGATCAGTTTGGGAATGTCAAAAACGTTCAATTTATCCCAAACTACACAGAGTTCAGGAATATCCCACACTGTGCTTTGGTGGAgatggagaacttgaagcaAGCCAAGGATGTGGTCACATCTTTGCACGAGTTTCCATTCATGATGTCAGGAATGCCAAGGCCTGTGAGGGCACGGGCTGCTGAAGTGGAGATGTTTGATGATCACCCGGCAAAACCTGGTCAAAGAATACAATTCCAATGGTTGGATCCCAATGATCCTGATTTTGAGGTAGCACAAAGGTTGAAGCGCCTTGCTCGGAAACATGCCGCTGAAGCTTCGTTTGTGCTCAAGGTAAGTCTCGTGTTCTTACAATAACTACTGCAGTCGCTTTTAGTTATTCATCGTGCATTTTTCTTTATCGAACTTGTCTCCGAAATTCTGGACCTGCCTTTTTCTCATCTAAGTGGCGATATCCATTTCGTGTAGGAACAACTGGAGCAGGAAGAGCAGCTCGCAAATCAGCAAGAAGAAACCcttaaacaaaattacaagaagTATGAGACACTAGAGGGCATTATGTCTGATGGAACTGCACATCGTTTGGGACGCCGCTATGATGTGAGAATCCATGATGATTGATAATTTGTGTGAATCTTTTGGTTGGGCTTCTAATGAACATATCTGTAAATTTCAATGGACTTCAATGCTGGATATACAAATGACTCTAATGTtttgccaaaaagaaaaatgaaaaaaaatgaaaaaaaaaattgatatactCAAATATG encodes:
- the LOC102617770 gene encoding eIF-2-alpha kinase GCN2 isoform X1, which produces MGKKKKGGGSGRRSKGRAQSKDHSSSTVDDNELLSEEITALCAIFQEDCKVVSGSPPQILVKLRPYSKDMGYEDLDVSALLLVRCLPGYPYKCPKLQITLEKGLTKSDADNLLCLLQDQANSNAREGRVMIFNLVEAAQEFLSEIVPLGQSNESVPGLVTESSSQSFEGSAVSASKSCSSKVPFVYGFIDLFSGCGESWHWGLGIDENRGVVPSVPSHASDGSNYEVMRRKIDKNVKPLMIPDANQGTALIPSAKLDTVKEENEDDNRSISTTDSSTSPMEEWVENGIKGENRDSLLQDHGSNNDGGDTEIDRLESFSFASLGQDQASQDIEKDLILVHLLRLACQSTGSLTDALPQIATELYNLGIFSERGRDLASKPSSQFNKTFNQVFHQKMVSSRVSQFWKPSVDSGGPNMSLPSSRYLNDFEELQPLGHGGFGHVVLCKNKLDGRHYAVKKIRLKDKSLPVNDRILREVATLSRLQHQHVVRYYQAWFETGVADFDGDSMWGSGTVASSTFSNRAASSADVIGQENKLESTYLYIQMEYCPRTLRQVFESYDHFDKELAWHLFRQIVEGLAHIHGQGIIHRDLTPNNIFFDARNDIKIGDFGLAKFLKLEQLDQDAAFPTDTGGVSVDGTGQVGTYFYTAPEIEQGWPKIDEKADMYSLGIVFFELWHPFSTAMERQIVLSDLKQKGELPPSWVAKFSEQESLLRRLMSPSPSDRPSATELLQDALPPQMEYELLDNILRMMHSSEDTSIYDKVVSSLFDEETLDMKHHAGTLRLNRDNTSSIQYSDLDTELRDYVVQVTKEMFRQHCAKHLEIEPMYLLGDCPQFKRNTVKLLTHGGDLLELSHELRLPFIRWAISNQKSSFKRYEISSVYRRAIGHSPPNRYLQGDFDIIGGASALTEAEVLKVTMDIVTRFFHAESCDIHLNHGDLLEAIWSWAGIKAEHREKVAELLSMMGSLRPQSSEWKSKWVVIRRQLLQELNLAEAVVNRLQTVGLRFCGSADQALPRLRGALPTDKPTRKALDELYDLFSYLRIWRIEKNIYIDALMPPIESYHRNLFFQVFSVKEKYPATLVEGTLLAVGGRYDYLLHRMWDREYVGYAPRTNPPSGVGASLALETIIQHYPVDFKPVRNEAGTSVLVCSRGGGGLLVERMELVAELWEENIKAQFVPVPDPSLTEQYEYASEHDIKCLVILTDTGAQKGLVKVRHLDVKKEKEVQRESLVRFLLDAIASQFRNPSLWS